TTTATCTGCAGCTGTTCACGTTCGCCGGTGCGAAGGTCGAGAACATAGGTGATTTCTGGTTTTAGGGTAAGAAGCAATGCTCCAGTGGCTGTTACTTTCTAGTTGTTAGAATAGCAAGTGGTACATTATTTAGTAAGGGTTACTTCTCAGTTTAATGTGGTTTGCGTATAGGACCTAAATATGAGACCCTGTTTAGTGTTTGAATTGATGCATATTTTTGCAATGACATCGTGCTTTGCTACaactgaatatttttttatacactaGTACCGACACTATTGTGAATGAGTGCGCTCGCTCTTCCCAGTTAGTTTGTAATCAACTGTGCACCAAAGAGTAGTAGTACCGACACTAGTACATTTGTTTTCCTAGCGGCAGTTTAAGATAAGATTTTAACGGTTGGGGTTGCTTTGCCTTCACGAGATAAAATTTCTTGTGCGTGTATGTGTAACTCTGTACTTTGGCATGTTTAtgtgtgcatatttttgttatcAATCAACTCTAAAAACAAAGttcataaaaaaagtttatattatttaagggctatttttttttaaagcaatcacattgagttttttatttgctttatgTGGGATACAATTAAGTTTTAGGGGAGAGCATGAATAATGGTGAAATTATATCCCACTCGGCAAGTGTTAAAATATGATCAATGTTGCCGAGAAAATTTTCGACTCGGCAAGTGTTAAAATATGATCAATGTTGCAGAGAAAATTTTCGCACAATTAGCCAAACATTATGAAGAAGATTTGGGGGTCACTTGGAAAAGACAAAGTAGTTGAGACGACTTACATATCTTGGAGTAAATAACAATGTTTtcctaaaaatatttgatagctgataataatattttatcattaagttaTCATAATCAATGAATAAAATTGTGTGTTTGGAAATGCGTCCCGTTTGATGTGTACACAAACAAACACCAACCCTGTGTATGGTTTGGCTTTTGGATGTCTTTGATTCGCTTCTATATTAACGCTTCAATTTGTTATTTCTGCGTCTTTCTGTATATTGGATGTGAAAATTTAGCAATACGTGCGCTATTGAAGATAAATCAAGCACACAATAAGTCTTGTTTCGCTAGGATCGACGACTGGCATTAGCTACAGTAAAAAAGCCAATTCGAAAAATCGTATAAAACatgaataaactaattaatttaaatgttcagttaaagaattttttatataaagttttCATTAAGTAAATCAAATTAAGgagctttctttttttcttcataatttaaaaattatatgatactttgttaaataaatttattttaatgtacaaaatattttttaaatgagaataaatgtttattattgTAATTCACTTGAGTTGGTCAAGTAAaagattcaaatattttatgagattagaattttattgttgtcgttactatatatacaaaattatctACATATCAACACATAATTTAAGTAAAGTAAGTGTTCAAATCTTATTTCTCAAAGATTTTGATCAATGGATATGAGCGGACATTTGAAGATAAAATTATCTACAGTCgttgattaaaaaattcaacagatgaaattgtaataaattttaaaatttattgtataagtatatgattttttattgtaatctccatacttagtttttttaatttataattatgtgttgtattttatcttctataatGCACTTCCTCTCATTAGAGAAAATGGATAATAATGACGATGATAACGAGATCATGATGATTCCTGTTAATAACGAAAACCAACCAACggtcattgaaattgaaacaaCCAAAATTGGTTTGAaacaccaaaacaaaataacaaaaaccatccATCATTCTTTTAACTTTTATCCTTTTATACTTAACCACTGAATGATGAATCTGAGTTGGAATTTGTGGCTGAAAGTTAACGCAACTCCGTGCTCTTTAATTCTGATGTCCGCATCTTCTAcatcaaattatcaaaattattttcctcCGGATTGTCTTTTATTGACTTTTGGTTCTTAGGAAAAAGACTGACTTAATCATTTCATCAATAACTATATTGATTGGCTCTTATATGTCTGATGGAGATGAAATCATCAAAATGATATTAGAATTTACAATTGAGGAAAATTGCAagaaaaacaatcaataaaatagTACGCACATGTGTACtgatagtataaaaattaattaaaaactatcatataataaatttgttaataattattttaaaagtcatgttaatcataatttttaattgattgacaaAATAAACTTGTATACTAATCGTGTGTAtctattaaactaaaaaaacctTAATTGGATTTGGCTCTTATATAATCCTATTCATTtgacaaaaaagataaatacatcacacaaatatcaaagtaacaaaagaaattgatttgattaacaAGCCAAGACCCATTAGGACAAAGATGAGTTTCATCAATTATAGCAACTTAAAACTGACAAGatttattaaatacatataTCATAACTTACAATTGGTTACAAAAGGGGACCAATTATCTCTAAGATGAGGACTTGCTAAGCTCTTCATCAATTGCCTTCTCCAGCCATGACTCAGCATCTTCCATCATTCCAGGGCTAAGCCTCACCATGAGGATGCAAAATTCAGTTTCATTAAGCTTTCCATCTCCATCAAGATCACCTTGTCTAACCATAGCCTCTGCATCCTCCTTGCTCATCCCTTCCATGCCCAGAAGAGCTGAATTTGTCCTTAGACTCTCGCTCGTGATCAAACCAGTTTCCGGGTCCGATAGAAGCTTGAAACCTCCACATAGTTCAGAGACAAAGGACTCCACATCCAGCTTTTCTGCCATCACTGGCAGCAAGT
This region of Glycine max cultivar Williams 82 chromosome 7, Glycine_max_v4.0, whole genome shotgun sequence genomic DNA includes:
- the LOC100801586 gene encoding calcium-binding protein KIC-like isoform X1 yields the protein MESNHSMRQNTMETEFEDLLPVMAEKLDVESFVSELCGGFKLLSDPETGLITSESLRTNSALLGMEGMSKEDAEAMVRQGDLDGDGKLNETEFCILMVRLSPGMMEDAESWLEKAIDEELSKSSS